From Quercus lobata isolate SW786 chromosome 1, ValleyOak3.0 Primary Assembly, whole genome shotgun sequence, one genomic window encodes:
- the LOC115951672 gene encoding two-component response regulator ARR9-like, giving the protein MTSACILSHDNALILIEFEIILEEGSSNVAIIKKIVLVTQFLQLKSAAKPTNKESLRATLKNASLELALNIDVKQLKNHKLVAGNLFQRFSSGILESKSLKDTPVVIMSSENISSRINRCLEEGAEEFFLKPVQLSDVNKLKPHLLKGRDKESEPQHQQEKGHRRMPLT; this is encoded by the exons ATGACAAGTGCATGCATTCTAAGCCATGACAACGCCTTAATCCTTATTGAATTTGAGATTATACTTGAAGAGGGAAGTTCAAACGTTGCCATCATCAAGAAAATTGTTCTTGTCACTCAATTCTTGCAATTGAAATCCGCGGCCAAGCCAACTAATAAGGAAAGTTTGCGCGCAACTTTGAAGAATGCTTCACTAGAGCTCGCTCTAAACATTGATGTCAAACAACTCAAAAATCACAAGCTAGTTGCTGGAAATCTATTCCAAAGATTTTCGAGTGGAATCTTA GAATCTAAGTCTCTTAAAGATACACCAGTAGTGATCATGTCCTCAGAGAACATCTCATCAAGGATCAACAG ATGCTTGGAAGAAGGAGCAGAAGAGTTCTTTTTGAAACCAGTTCAATTATCTGATGTGAATAAGCTCAAACCCCATTTGTTGAAGGGAAGAGACAAGGAATCAGAGCCCCAGCATCAACAAGAGAAAGGGCATAGAAGAATGCCACTCACATga